The Clavelina lepadiformis chromosome 1, kaClaLepa1.1, whole genome shotgun sequence genome segment AACTATACGAACACTACAAAGAAATTATTCTCGTGAATTAGGCTATGTCATAATTTGCTGGCGGTTGCGCTGTAATGACGTACGTAAACACTGGACGATGTTAATCCGAAAACTGTATttaaatgaagtttttatAACTAATTCAAGTCCTGACTTGACTGCTTTTATGATAAGCCAACGTCCATTTATTTTAGCTGTTGACAGCGTTTGCTAAGTGTTCAACAAATGTCACGTCAACTAGCTAGACTTACACAAATTTGAAACACGTATTtcgttagttttttttttgaaggtGAAAAGTTTTAAGTCTACTTGTAACCCACGGAGACAAGATAATAAATTAGATTGACTGTTGTGGTTAAAACGTTTCTTACGCTTTAAATGTCTGTTATAGTCTATTTTCTAACTAAGGAGTACTAAAAAGGTAATGTATTCTTTGAGAAATGCTACACACATTTTGTTATTGAACTTTCTGACCATCACAAGTCAACTTGGTTACCCACCAATTTTTAGTCAACTACTCAACAATGATTCAACTTGTGTTGGCAAAAACAAATTGGTAACAGCAGAAGAATTTTATCGTTTAGTATCGCCAGCATGCCAAGTAGCCACCTTAACCAGCGCTCATACGTAACAGAAGTAGGATCTGCCACGACGAAATCCATTTTCCTTCATGACTATAAAGGTTTAAAACGATGGTTTCAAAACACTAACCAGAATTCTTGAACAAGTCGTTAGCAGTACAATCTGTATAAACTGTGGCTAGGCTTCTTGCAAGATGTGCATGAGCTTTTCGCTAACATATCTACAACTTGGCTCGCCGCTTTTTGTAGTAAAAGCCCATTGCTGCACCAGCTGCTTATAAACATTGCCTTGGCGTTTGCGGGCGCCGATATACGATCAGACTTAAATAAGCTTTTTACCACCTTGCGCAAGCACGTTATTCTGAATTACGACTCGGCATTATAACTGCCCAGTAACCCCAGACAGGCAATTGCTTTAGTCTGTATGTAACCTTCTGTCCATGTACTTGCCAAATAACTCACAACTTATTTAGCAGTAACAATGCAAAATTGTAGGCTGGCAGCATGGCTTTATTGTAAGGTGACAACGCAGGTGAATTACCAAAATACCGCACAATGTGACCATAAATAGTTACAGTTGACTGGGTTAAGGTCTACCATCTTACAACAATTGACAACTAATATTGACATACTGAATCACCTTACGTGCCAACCAAGCCATGGTGCTTATGAAGTCAATCAAGTGCTGCTGACAATTTAAAAATCAGTCAATTAGATAACAATATGTACAAAGCAACacttatttgtaaattttgaatgCCTGCCAACTGCAACAAAGCAAGTACACACAATACTGGTGTATGGTAATTGATACCGCTGGCAGGTGTTTCAAATGTCATTTCCCTCGAAACAGACTTAATGTCCAAGTCTTTAATGACCAGTTCTTCATTTTATCACATTGGATCAGTTCTCATTCTCGTGCTGGTAGAAGCAGCATGTTGGTGTTTATTCACCAAACGTCAGCAAAACAATCCTCAACACTGGAAACTTCGTTTGGTTTGAATATCATCCAGGACTTGTTGAAGTTCCTCATCTTCAAATCTTCCCTCCAGGCTGGGAACAAGAGCCTTCGCTTCTTCCGCTGTTTCAGGACACAAGTTGGCAAGCGATGCCAGCTCAAATTTGTGAAACTTCTTCTGAATAAGTAAACTGCGCACGCTCGTTATCGTCTCTCTGTTCTTAAAGCGACTGAAGCGCTGCGTGTAGTTGAGTGTCTTCATAAAAACCTGACACAAAATAAATACGAGTTGACACCTTGCATTGTCAACCACAACACTCTAAAGTAACCGCATGAGCAATGGTGCATAAAACAGTAGTGGCAAAGTTCTTCCATGCATTCAAGTACCCCTTACAACAGCAAGTGCAACCCATTCTGCTTAGTACACCAACAACATGAAATTGACCACTGTACCAATAAACAATCGAATGATTTATCGGAATTAAGTTTTAC includes the following:
- the LOC143445242 gene encoding DNA-directed RNA polymerase II subunit RPB4-like, which translates into the protein MAAGSTKALSAVLNEQEEDTSQLQFPSEFENAETLLNSEVHMLLEHRKSQNENADDEQELSEVFMKTLNYTQRFSRFKNRETITSVRSLLIQKKFHKFELASLANLCPETAEEAKALVPSLEGRFEDEELQQVLDDIQTKRSFQC